A genomic region of Micromonospora sp. NBC_01796 contains the following coding sequences:
- a CDS encoding iron-siderophore ABC transporter substrate-binding protein, translated as MNSSTRKRARALSLAALSGVVAVALAAGCAGSPDSEATADSAAPAAAPTTFTAPRTVPAGMGSDAADGVFPRTVGHFAGSTTVPRQPARVVVLSTGQLDGLLTLGVVPVAATRGDDAALVPAYLTTAFPQYAAQVAQISDVGGRGEPNLEAVAQVKPDLILMNSSVLKGDVYKAASAIAPTVVTEGTGVNWKQDFLLIAAAAGRSAQAQGILDTFHTDAAGLGRSLGKSATVSFLRVNGDRTRIFGVASFTGSIAEDAGLARPKSQQFDKTSQDISNEQLDLADADWLFYGVQGGAAKADALTRAPIWPTLEAVVAKRAVAVDDDPWYLNAGPTAARLVLDQLRTSLGS; from the coding sequence ATGAATTCCAGCACTCGCAAGCGGGCCCGTGCCCTTTCGCTCGCCGCCCTTTCCGGAGTTGTCGCCGTTGCTCTGGCCGCCGGTTGCGCCGGTTCGCCCGATTCGGAGGCGACGGCGGACAGCGCTGCCCCGGCGGCTGCGCCGACCACCTTCACCGCACCCCGTACGGTCCCCGCCGGGATGGGCAGTGACGCGGCCGACGGCGTCTTTCCCCGTACGGTCGGGCATTTCGCCGGCAGCACCACCGTCCCCCGGCAGCCGGCCAGGGTCGTGGTGCTCTCCACCGGGCAGCTCGACGGGTTGCTGACCCTGGGGGTCGTCCCGGTTGCCGCCACCCGTGGTGACGACGCCGCCCTGGTGCCCGCCTACCTGACCACCGCCTTCCCCCAGTACGCCGCGCAGGTCGCGCAGATCAGCGACGTCGGCGGTCGGGGCGAGCCGAACCTGGAGGCGGTGGCGCAGGTCAAGCCGGACCTGATCCTGATGAACTCCTCGGTCCTCAAGGGCGACGTGTACAAGGCGGCGTCCGCGATCGCGCCGACGGTGGTGACCGAGGGCACCGGGGTGAACTGGAAGCAGGACTTCCTGCTGATCGCGGCGGCGGCCGGGCGGTCCGCGCAGGCGCAGGGGATCCTGGACACCTTCCACACCGACGCCGCCGGGCTCGGCCGGTCGCTGGGCAAGTCGGCGACGGTCTCGTTCCTGAGGGTCAACGGCGACCGGACCCGGATCTTCGGGGTTGCCTCGTTCACCGGCAGCATCGCCGAGGACGCCGGCCTGGCCCGGCCGAAGAGCCAGCAGTTCGACAAGACCTCCCAGGACATCAGCAACGAGCAGCTCGACCTGGCGGACGCGGACTGGCTGTTCTACGGGGTGCAGGGCGGCGCGGCGAAGGCCGATGCGCTTACCCGGGCGCCGATCTGGCCGACCCTCGAGGCGGTCGTGGCGAAGCGGGCGGTCGCGGTCGACGACGACCCCTGGTACCTGAACGCCGGCCCGACCGCTGCCCGGTTGGTGCTGGACCAGCTCCGTACCAGCCTCGGGAGCTGA
- a CDS encoding TetR/AcrR family transcriptional regulator has product MNTSPSGISSEPGQPPQCGPGSGRARPLPPDERRAALIAATLPLVGEYGTKVTTRQIAEAAGVAEGTIFRVFPDKRALIEATVAAALDPEPDWTEFAKVDSTLPLRERLVEATGIIQRRLLRVINLVTALGPHSQPPDREAHRATVRSTNERIQAEIARIVEPDGDQFRFTVGEVARLLRLLAFSGSHPMITDGDPMTAEQIVSVLLDGVRQHQPDPS; this is encoded by the coding sequence GTGAACACCTCCCCGAGCGGGATCTCGTCCGAGCCGGGCCAACCGCCACAGTGCGGTCCCGGCTCCGGTCGAGCCCGGCCGCTGCCACCGGACGAGCGCCGCGCCGCGTTGATCGCCGCCACGCTGCCGCTGGTCGGCGAGTACGGCACCAAGGTCACCACCCGGCAGATCGCCGAGGCCGCGGGCGTCGCCGAGGGGACGATCTTCCGTGTCTTCCCGGACAAACGGGCCCTCATCGAGGCGACGGTCGCCGCCGCGCTGGACCCGGAGCCTGACTGGACGGAGTTCGCCAAGGTCGATTCGACCCTGCCGCTACGCGAACGGCTGGTCGAGGCGACCGGAATCATCCAACGGCGGCTGCTCAGGGTGATCAACCTCGTCACCGCCCTCGGCCCGCACAGCCAGCCGCCCGACCGGGAGGCCCACCGCGCCACGGTCCGGTCGACCAACGAGCGGATCCAGGCCGAGATCGCCCGGATTGTCGAACCAGACGGTGACCAGTTTCGTTTCACCGTGGGGGAGGTGGCCCGGCTACTCCGGCTGCTGGCCTTCTCCGGCTCCCATCCCATGATCACCGATGGTGATCCGATGACCGCGGAGCAGATCGTGTCCGTACTGCTCGATGGCGTTCGCCAACACCAGCCGGATCCGTCATGA
- a CDS encoding winged helix-turn-helix transcriptional regulator, which yields MPLPSTYADRNCSLARTLEVIGERWTLLIVRDAFYGVRRFGDFATQLGIPRAILTSRLKSLVQEGVLTRDDEVAGTVEYRLTTKGIALWPIVHGLMNWGDEFYSPAGVKRTLSHDQDRGPLDHEGRCQECGVVVPVPEIRVEPGPGFDRTDPVHDPVSRAINTPRRLLEPIMTTRIPRASES from the coding sequence ATGCCTCTCCCCAGCACCTACGCGGACCGCAACTGCTCGCTCGCGCGAACGTTGGAGGTGATCGGGGAGCGCTGGACCCTTCTCATCGTCCGCGACGCGTTCTACGGGGTACGCCGTTTCGGCGACTTCGCCACCCAACTCGGGATTCCCCGCGCGATCCTGACCAGCCGGCTGAAGTCCCTCGTGCAGGAGGGTGTGCTCACCCGTGACGATGAAGTGGCCGGAACCGTCGAGTACCGGCTGACCACCAAGGGCATCGCACTGTGGCCGATCGTCCACGGGCTGATGAACTGGGGGGACGAGTTCTACTCCCCGGCGGGAGTGAAACGCACCCTCAGCCACGATCAGGACCGAGGTCCGCTCGACCACGAGGGACGCTGCCAGGAATGCGGTGTGGTCGTCCCGGTCCCGGAGATCCGGGTCGAACCCGGACCCGGCTTCGACCGCACGGACCCCGTCCACGATCCGGTGTCCAGGGCGATCAACACGCCGCGACGACTCCTTGAACCGATCATGACCACGCGCATACCCCGGGCCAGCGAAAGCTAA
- a CDS encoding FecCD family ABC transporter permease: MLVLLVTVSVALGSRTIALPDVWRVLWHPDGSRDSIVVWQLRMPRTMLGVAVGAALGLAGAVMQALTNNPLADPGILGVNAGAAFAVVTAIAVFGVTQVTGYVWFAFLGAALAALVVFGLGGRSAGPAGQIRLVLAGAALSASLGACTGIITMFNSTAFDSYRFWVVGSLDSRDAQTLGRIAPFLAVGVLLALTLPRQLNAMALGEDVGRSLGVPAVRMRLVAFTSVTLLCGAATAAAGPIGFVGLVIPHAVRLVVGVDQRWVLPYSLLTAPILVLGSDILGRVVARPGELEVGIVTAFVGAPVLLGLVMRRRAGRA; the protein is encoded by the coding sequence GTGCTCGTCCTGCTGGTGACGGTGAGCGTGGCGCTGGGCTCCCGGACGATCGCCCTGCCGGACGTCTGGCGCGTGCTCTGGCATCCCGACGGCAGCCGGGACTCCATCGTGGTCTGGCAGCTACGGATGCCCCGTACGATGCTCGGGGTCGCGGTCGGCGCGGCGCTCGGACTCGCCGGCGCCGTGATGCAGGCCCTGACCAACAACCCGCTGGCCGATCCGGGCATCCTCGGGGTCAACGCCGGCGCCGCCTTCGCGGTGGTGACCGCGATCGCCGTCTTCGGAGTCACCCAGGTCACCGGCTACGTCTGGTTCGCGTTCCTCGGCGCGGCACTGGCCGCCCTGGTGGTGTTCGGCCTCGGCGGGCGAAGTGCCGGACCCGCCGGTCAGATCCGGCTCGTACTGGCCGGCGCCGCACTCTCGGCCAGCCTCGGCGCCTGCACCGGCATCATCACCATGTTCAACTCCACCGCCTTCGACTCCTACCGGTTCTGGGTGGTCGGCTCGCTGGACAGCCGCGACGCGCAGACCCTCGGCCGGATCGCACCGTTCCTGGCCGTCGGTGTGCTGCTCGCCCTCACCCTGCCCCGGCAACTCAACGCGATGGCACTCGGCGAGGACGTCGGCCGGTCACTCGGCGTGCCGGCGGTACGGATGCGCCTGGTCGCCTTCACCTCGGTCACCCTGCTCTGCGGCGCGGCCACCGCCGCCGCCGGCCCGATCGGGTTCGTCGGGCTGGTGATCCCGCACGCCGTACGGCTGGTCGTGGGAGTCGACCAACGGTGGGTGCTGCCGTACTCGCTGCTCACCGCGCCGATCCTGGTCCTGGGCAGCGACATCCTCGGCCGGGTGGTGGCCCGGCCCGGCGAACTCGAGGTCGGCATCGTCACCGCGTTCGTCGGCGCCCCGGTGCTGCTGGGACTGGTCATGCGCCGCCGGGCCGGTCGAGCGTGA
- a CDS encoding putative quinol monooxygenase: MYQFLVSFTVQPEHRDDFVRVAKKTGRDSLANEPGSRRFEVLADEENPNVFYLNEAYADADAFNAHASGPYFSAFFAEASTYAEGPTWLMKGNLVGEEVTA, encoded by the coding sequence ATGTACCAGTTCCTCGTTTCCTTCACCGTCCAGCCGGAGCACCGCGACGACTTCGTCCGGGTCGCCAAGAAGACCGGGCGTGACTCCCTCGCCAACGAGCCCGGCTCCCGTCGGTTCGAGGTCCTCGCGGACGAGGAGAACCCGAACGTCTTCTACCTGAACGAGGCCTACGCGGACGCCGACGCCTTCAACGCCCACGCCAGCGGTCCCTACTTCAGCGCGTTCTTCGCCGAGGCCAGCACCTACGCCGAAGGCCCGACGTGGCTCATGAAGGGAAACCTCGTCGGCGAAGAGGTCACCGCCTAG
- a CDS encoding FecCD family ABC transporter permease, with amino-acid sequence MTAPRVLRGPGRIAIRYHRRSAATVAALLLACAAIWAVTMATGEYALDPAQVWHVLTGGGDRTSRLIVLDLRLPRAVAALLVGTALGLSGAIFQSLSRNPLGSPDIIGFTTGSASGALVVILVVGETSGTLVLGTLLGGFATAIAVYMLAYAQGIHGQRLILVGIGIGAMLASVNDYLLTRAELEQAQAAKTWLFGSLNAIAWRNVVPLAVALAVLVPVTMVLGPRLRALELGDDIAAGLGVPVNRSRLMLLLCGVTLAAAAITAAGPIGFLALAAPQLARRLTRAPSMPLIPSAMMGALLLLGADLLAQRALAPFQIPVGLVTGALGGGYLMWLLTRTSTRRP; translated from the coding sequence GTGACCGCGCCCCGGGTGCTCCGCGGCCCCGGCCGGATCGCGATCCGCTACCACCGGCGGTCCGCCGCCACGGTCGCGGCGCTGCTGCTCGCCTGCGCGGCGATCTGGGCCGTCACCATGGCCACCGGCGAGTACGCGCTCGACCCGGCCCAGGTGTGGCACGTCCTCACCGGCGGCGGGGACCGCACCAGCCGCCTGATCGTGCTCGACCTGCGGCTGCCCCGTGCCGTCGCCGCACTCCTGGTCGGCACGGCGCTGGGGCTGTCCGGCGCCATCTTCCAGAGCCTGTCCCGCAACCCGCTCGGCAGCCCGGACATCATCGGCTTCACCACCGGATCGGCCAGCGGTGCCCTGGTGGTGATCCTGGTCGTCGGCGAGACCTCCGGCACCCTGGTCCTCGGTACGCTCCTCGGCGGGTTCGCCACCGCCATCGCCGTCTACATGCTCGCGTACGCACAGGGCATCCACGGGCAACGGCTGATCCTGGTCGGCATCGGGATCGGCGCCATGCTCGCCTCGGTGAACGACTACCTGCTCACCCGGGCCGAACTGGAACAGGCGCAGGCGGCCAAGACCTGGCTCTTCGGCAGTCTCAACGCCATCGCCTGGCGAAACGTCGTACCGCTGGCGGTCGCGCTGGCCGTACTGGTGCCCGTCACCATGGTTCTCGGGCCCCGGCTGCGTGCCCTGGAACTCGGCGACGACATCGCCGCCGGACTCGGCGTACCGGTCAACCGGAGCCGGCTGATGCTGCTGCTGTGCGGCGTGACGCTGGCCGCCGCCGCCATCACCGCAGCCGGCCCGATCGGCTTCCTGGCCCTGGCCGCGCCTCAACTGGCCCGCCGGCTGACCCGAGCGCCGAGCATGCCGCTGATTCCCTCGGCGATGATGGGCGCGCTGCTCCTGCTCGGTGCGGACCTGCTCGCCCAGCGGGCCCTGGCCCCGTTCCAGATCCCGGTCGGCCTGGTCACCGGGGCGCTGGGCGGCGGCTATCTCATGTGGCTGCTCACCCGCACATCCACCCGGCGGCCGTAA
- a CDS encoding ABC transporter ATP-binding protein, with product MSQKTTGTAPARLPEAGRRGGGPPWMGAGMPAEKSMNFLPSAKRLMGRLRPHRLQLIGVITLVIASVSLSVIGPKILGHATDIIFSGVIGKQLPPGTTTEQAVEGARAAGNDSFADIIAKANVVPGVGIDFDRLGRVLLLVMILFAGASLLSWLAGYILNGVVQRTIRRLRSDVEDKLNRLPLPYFDKQPRGELLSRVTNDIDNISTSLQQTLSQLLTSLLTVVGVVVMMFVISPLLAVVALVAVPLSVWVTKQIAKRSQKQFVAQWKHTGALNGQIEEAFTGHELVKVFGRQREIEASFAAKNDELFKASFGAQFVSGIIMPSMMFIGNLSYVAIAVIGGLRVASGAMSLGDVQAFIQYSRQFTQPLTQVASMANLLQSGVASAERVFDLLDAEEQSPDPVRPTPLTDRHGRVEFERVSFRYEHDKPLIEDLSLVAEPGHTVAIVGPTGAGKTTLVNLVMRFYELDGGRITLDGVDLTDLSRDTLRSEIGMVLQDTWLFGGTIRQNIAYGNPEASEEEILAAARATFVDRFVRSLPDGYDTVIDEEGSNVSAGEKQLITIARAFLSNPSLLILDEATSSVDTRTEVLLQRAMAALRSDRTSFVIAHRLSTIRDAHLILVMESGRIVEQGTHAELLAVEGAYHRLYHAQFSQPAVEVDEAVPAPAGPAGAMLRQR from the coding sequence ATGAGCCAGAAGACCACCGGTACCGCGCCGGCCCGGCTGCCCGAGGCCGGACGGCGCGGCGGCGGCCCGCCCTGGATGGGCGCGGGCATGCCGGCCGAGAAGTCGATGAACTTCCTGCCCTCGGCCAAGCGGCTGATGGGTCGGCTGCGGCCGCACCGGTTGCAGCTCATCGGGGTGATCACGCTCGTGATCGCCAGCGTGAGCCTCAGCGTCATCGGTCCGAAGATCCTCGGCCACGCCACCGACATCATCTTCTCCGGCGTGATCGGCAAGCAGTTGCCGCCGGGGACGACCACCGAGCAGGCGGTCGAGGGGGCACGGGCGGCCGGCAACGACTCGTTCGCCGACATCATCGCCAAGGCGAACGTGGTGCCCGGGGTGGGCATCGACTTCGACCGGCTCGGCCGGGTGCTCCTGCTGGTGATGATCCTCTTCGCCGGTGCCAGCCTGCTCTCCTGGCTGGCCGGCTACATCCTCAACGGGGTGGTGCAGCGGACCATCCGCCGGCTCCGGTCCGACGTCGAGGACAAGCTCAACCGGTTGCCGCTGCCGTACTTCGACAAGCAGCCCCGGGGTGAACTGCTCAGCCGGGTGACCAACGACATCGACAACATCTCGACGAGCCTGCAGCAGACGCTGAGCCAGTTGCTCACCTCACTGCTGACCGTGGTCGGCGTGGTGGTCATGATGTTCGTGATCTCGCCCCTGCTGGCGGTGGTCGCGCTGGTCGCGGTGCCGTTGTCGGTCTGGGTGACCAAGCAGATCGCCAAGCGGTCGCAGAAGCAGTTCGTCGCCCAGTGGAAGCACACCGGGGCGCTGAACGGCCAGATCGAGGAGGCGTTCACCGGCCACGAGCTGGTCAAGGTGTTCGGCCGGCAGCGCGAGATCGAGGCGTCCTTCGCCGCGAAGAACGACGAGCTGTTCAAGGCGAGCTTCGGCGCCCAGTTCGTCTCCGGCATCATCATGCCGTCGATGATGTTCATCGGGAACCTGAGCTACGTGGCGATCGCGGTGATCGGCGGCCTCCGGGTCGCCTCGGGCGCGATGAGCCTCGGTGACGTCCAGGCGTTCATCCAGTACTCGCGGCAGTTCACCCAGCCGCTGACCCAGGTGGCGTCGATGGCGAACCTGCTCCAGTCCGGGGTCGCCTCGGCGGAGCGGGTCTTCGACCTTCTCGACGCCGAGGAGCAGAGCCCCGACCCGGTGCGACCGACCCCGCTCACCGACCGGCACGGCCGGGTCGAGTTCGAACGGGTCTCCTTCCGGTACGAGCACGACAAGCCGCTGATCGAGGACCTGTCGTTGGTGGCCGAGCCGGGTCACACGGTGGCGATCGTCGGACCCACCGGTGCGGGCAAGACCACGCTGGTCAACCTGGTCATGCGCTTCTACGAGCTGGACGGTGGCCGGATCACCCTGGACGGGGTCGATCTCACCGACCTGAGTCGGGACACGCTGCGCTCCGAGATCGGCATGGTGCTCCAGGACACCTGGTTGTTCGGCGGCACGATCCGGCAGAACATCGCGTACGGCAATCCGGAGGCGAGCGAGGAGGAGATCCTCGCGGCGGCCAGGGCGACCTTCGTCGACCGGTTCGTACGCAGCCTCCCCGACGGTTACGACACGGTGATCGACGAGGAGGGGAGCAACGTCAGCGCCGGTGAGAAGCAGCTCATCACGATCGCCCGCGCGTTCCTGTCCAACCCGTCGTTGCTGATCCTGGACGAGGCGACGAGTTCGGTGGACACCCGTACGGAGGTGTTGTTGCAGCGGGCGATGGCCGCGCTGCGCTCGGACCGGACCAGTTTCGTGATCGCGCACCGGCTGTCGACCATCCGGGACGCGCACCTGATCCTGGTGATGGAGAGCGGTCGGATCGTCGAGCAGGGCACCCATGCGGAGCTGCTGGCCGTGGAGGGGGCGTACCACCGGCTCTACCACGCGCAGTTCTCGCAGCCGGCGGTCGAGGTGGACGAGGCCGTACCGGCACCGGCGGGTCCCGCCGGCGCGATGTTGCGGCAGCGCTAG
- a CDS encoding ABC transporter ATP-binding protein: MLTRLLRTYLQPYRRPLTYVVLLQLVGTMASLYLPSLNADIIDKGIARGDTGYILHTGGWMLLVSGVQIACSIAAVYFGARTAMSFGRDVRTAIFGRVMSFSAREVGQFGAPSLITRNTNDVQQVQMLVVVSCTLLVAAPITCVGGVIMAMREDIGLSWLMVVCVPVLVLSIGLIIRKMVPQFRLMQTRIDTVNRVLREQITGIRVVRAFVREPYETRRFDTANADLTATALRTGRLMALIFPIVMLVLNASSVAVLWFGASRIDAGQIQIGALTAFLSYLMLTLMSVMMATFMLMMVPRAAVCAERIVEVLDTDSSVVPPPQPVTEVTTHGELELRDVQFQYPGAAAPVLRDISFRAHAGQTTAIIGSTGAGKTTLLGLVPRLFDATGGTVLVDGVDVRELSPDILWQRIGLVPQRPYLFSGTIASNLRYGNPDATDDDLWTSLEIAQARDFVEALPEGLEAPIAQGGTNLSGGQRQRLAIARALVRKPEIYLFDDSFSALDLGTDARLRAALRPVTSDAAVVIVAQRVSTIVDADRIIVLEDGAIVGVGRHQELIDTCPTYAEIVESQLSVAAVA; the protein is encoded by the coding sequence ATGCTGACTCGTCTACTCCGTACCTACCTGCAGCCGTACCGACGACCGCTCACCTACGTGGTGCTGCTGCAACTCGTCGGCACCATGGCCTCGCTCTACCTGCCGAGCCTCAACGCCGACATCATCGACAAGGGCATCGCCCGGGGCGACACCGGCTACATCCTGCACACCGGCGGCTGGATGCTGCTGGTCAGCGGCGTACAGATCGCCTGCTCGATCGCGGCCGTCTATTTCGGCGCCCGGACCGCGATGAGTTTCGGCCGGGACGTACGCACGGCGATCTTCGGCCGGGTGATGAGCTTCTCCGCCCGCGAGGTCGGCCAGTTCGGCGCACCATCGCTGATCACGCGGAACACCAACGACGTGCAACAGGTGCAGATGCTGGTCGTGGTGAGCTGCACCCTGCTCGTCGCGGCTCCGATCACCTGCGTCGGCGGTGTGATCATGGCGATGCGCGAGGACATCGGCCTCTCCTGGCTGATGGTCGTCTGCGTACCGGTGCTGGTGCTGTCCATCGGGCTGATCATCCGCAAGATGGTGCCCCAGTTCCGGCTGATGCAGACCCGGATCGACACGGTCAACCGGGTGCTGCGCGAGCAGATCACCGGCATCCGGGTCGTCCGCGCGTTCGTCCGGGAGCCGTACGAGACCCGCCGGTTCGACACCGCCAACGCCGACCTGACCGCGACCGCGCTGCGTACGGGCCGGCTGATGGCACTGATCTTCCCGATCGTGATGCTGGTGCTCAACGCCTCCAGCGTCGCGGTGCTCTGGTTCGGGGCCTCCCGGATCGACGCGGGCCAGATCCAGATCGGCGCGCTGACCGCCTTCCTGAGCTACCTGATGCTGACCCTGATGTCGGTCATGATGGCGACCTTCATGCTGATGATGGTGCCGCGCGCCGCGGTCTGCGCCGAGCGGATCGTCGAGGTGCTCGACACCGACTCCTCGGTCGTCCCGCCACCGCAACCGGTCACCGAGGTCACCACCCACGGCGAACTCGAACTGCGCGACGTCCAGTTCCAGTACCCGGGTGCGGCGGCCCCGGTCCTGCGGGACATCTCGTTCCGAGCCCACGCCGGCCAGACCACGGCGATCATCGGCAGCACCGGAGCGGGCAAGACCACCCTGCTCGGCCTGGTGCCCCGACTCTTCGACGCGACCGGCGGCACCGTGCTGGTGGACGGCGTCGACGTACGCGAACTCTCGCCGGACATCCTGTGGCAGCGGATCGGGTTGGTGCCCCAGCGCCCGTACCTGTTCTCCGGCACCATCGCGAGCAACCTGCGCTACGGCAACCCGGACGCGACCGACGACGACCTCTGGACCAGCCTGGAGATCGCACAGGCCCGCGACTTCGTCGAGGCGCTGCCGGAGGGACTGGAGGCACCGATCGCCCAGGGCGGGACGAACCTCTCCGGTGGCCAGCGACAACGGCTGGCGATCGCCCGCGCGCTGGTCCGCAAGCCGGAGATCTACCTCTTCGACGACTCGTTCTCCGCGCTCGACCTCGGCACCGACGCCCGGCTGCGGGCCGCACTGCGGCCGGTCACCTCGGACGCCGCCGTGGTGATCGTGGCGCAGCGGGTTTCGACCATCGTCGACGCCGACCGGATCATCGTCCTGGAGGACGGGGCGATCGTCGGGGTCGGCCGCCACCAGGAACTGATCGACACCTGCCCCACGTACGCCGAGATCGTGGAATCCCAGCTCAGCGTGGCGGCGGTCGCGTGA
- a CDS encoding M14 family zinc carboxypeptidase produces the protein MPAALVLGALPSLANSADNGQVEPTRKSSTEQNGVALMRIVAADKGEVDKLADLGVDLVEYSKPLDNGIEVHAVLSPEETEALRGLGFDVQGKISDQDDYRANVAERKAAIAATEALALEADSLTVLRAEWFTSLDGNRFLSFEIKSDAGADSATVISASWDTGMNTPPASGGTATMSRFTDAGEYMYHRFTSPLALNTPEPNKVTFTSSKGGTVKASVTQWLGKPKEAPGEHYVSDFVDHYMDPTEITERITGLAAEFPNITQIIDLPNLTNGYRRQAQAQFGTAAASTFYVTTKAWGHEGGNDTTVSLVNPGAANQSLTVLVAGKTVMVSLATDAAGAPSSTAAQVVAALNADAAASALLTASTYRGNAGTGLVAAAGVTRLSDNLQAPASISREPFQMKALRIGRAKDGSKPGVYLYCQQHAREWVTPITCLETAERLLRNYERDTKTRNLVNGLDIFILPVVNPDGAHYSMYDFNSQRKNMTNHCPVNAADPANRNSWGVDLNRNQNAGSLFDGYNGASSSCTSGTYAGPSEQSEPEAKNEDWLINTYPNIKFSMNTHSYGGYFMWAPGAYKTAGREVLPRTDFGTENYFWNASSKILNAVQSHRGTAIWPGRTGPTTDVLYSAAGNSADAHWYNKGIIAWNFEVGADKYNPATNRWDAVGFQPDFSEGHEEAMEFSSGQIAILEVAKAYAADKSKPTAELVVKSKGAGTTDFTFTTSEAANVYYTLDGSEPTTSSLKLGFAGYREGPERITITAKTTVRWLTVDIAGNTGTVQEKTLNVPKS, from the coding sequence GTGCCCGCAGCCCTCGTCCTGGGCGCCCTGCCCAGCCTCGCCAACTCCGCCGACAACGGACAGGTGGAGCCGACCCGGAAGTCCAGCACCGAGCAGAACGGCGTCGCGCTCATGCGCATCGTCGCCGCCGACAAGGGTGAGGTCGACAAGCTCGCCGACCTCGGGGTCGACCTCGTCGAGTACAGCAAGCCGCTGGACAACGGCATCGAGGTGCACGCCGTGCTGAGCCCGGAGGAGACCGAGGCCCTGCGTGGCCTGGGCTTCGACGTCCAGGGCAAGATCTCCGACCAGGACGACTACCGGGCCAACGTGGCCGAGCGCAAGGCCGCGATCGCGGCCACCGAGGCGCTGGCGCTCGAAGCCGACTCGCTCACCGTGCTGCGGGCGGAGTGGTTCACCAGCCTCGACGGCAACCGCTTCCTCTCGTTCGAGATCAAGTCCGACGCGGGCGCCGACTCCGCCACCGTGATCAGCGCGAGCTGGGACACCGGCATGAACACCCCGCCGGCCTCCGGTGGCACCGCCACCATGTCCCGGTTCACCGATGCCGGCGAGTACATGTACCACCGGTTCACCTCCCCGCTGGCGCTGAACACCCCCGAGCCGAACAAGGTGACCTTCACCAGCAGCAAGGGCGGCACCGTCAAGGCTTCGGTGACCCAGTGGCTGGGCAAGCCGAAGGAGGCGCCGGGCGAGCACTACGTGTCGGACTTCGTCGACCACTACATGGACCCGACGGAGATCACCGAGCGGATCACCGGGCTCGCGGCCGAGTTCCCGAACATCACGCAGATCATCGACCTGCCGAACCTGACCAACGGGTACCGTCGCCAGGCGCAGGCCCAGTTCGGCACCGCGGCGGCGAGCACCTTCTACGTCACCACCAAGGCGTGGGGGCACGAGGGCGGTAACGACACCACCGTGTCGCTGGTGAACCCGGGTGCGGCCAACCAGTCGCTGACCGTACTGGTCGCCGGCAAGACCGTGATGGTCTCGCTGGCCACCGACGCCGCCGGGGCCCCGAGCAGCACCGCCGCCCAGGTGGTGGCCGCGCTGAACGCGGACGCCGCCGCCTCCGCCCTGCTGACCGCGAGCACCTACCGCGGCAACGCCGGCACCGGCCTGGTCGCCGCCGCCGGGGTGACCCGGCTCAGCGACAACCTCCAGGCACCGGCGAGCATCTCCCGCGAGCCGTTCCAGATGAAGGCGCTGCGGATCGGCCGGGCCAAGGACGGCTCCAAGCCGGGCGTGTACCTCTACTGCCAGCAGCACGCGCGGGAGTGGGTCACCCCGATCACCTGTCTGGAGACCGCCGAGCGGCTGCTGCGCAACTACGAGCGGGACACCAAGACCCGCAACCTGGTCAACGGTCTGGACATCTTCATCCTGCCGGTGGTCAACCCGGACGGCGCGCACTACAGCATGTACGACTTCAACTCGCAGCGTAAGAACATGACCAACCACTGCCCCGTGAACGCCGCCGACCCGGCCAACCGCAACTCCTGGGGCGTCGACCTGAACCGCAACCAGAACGCCGGTTCGCTGTTCGACGGCTACAACGGTGCGTCGTCGAGCTGCACCAGCGGCACCTACGCCGGCCCGAGCGAGCAGTCCGAGCCGGAGGCCAAGAACGAGGACTGGCTGATCAACACGTACCCGAACATCAAGTTCTCGATGAACACCCACTCGTACGGTGGGTACTTCATGTGGGCGCCGGGTGCGTACAAGACCGCCGGTCGTGAGGTGCTCCCCCGGACCGACTTCGGTACCGAGAACTACTTCTGGAACGCCTCGTCGAAGATCCTCAACGCGGTCCAGTCCCACCGGGGTACGGCGATCTGGCCGGGTCGTACCGGTCCGACCACCGACGTGCTCTACTCGGCGGCCGGTAACAGCGCCGACGCGCACTGGTACAACAAGGGCATCATCGCCTGGAACTTCGAGGTCGGTGCGGACAAGTACAACCCGGCCACCAACCGTTGGGACGCGGTCGGTTTCCAGCCGGACTTCAGCGAGGGTCACGAGGAGGCCATGGAGTTCTCCAGCGGCCAGATCGCGATCCTCGAGGTGGCCAAGGCGTACGCGGCGGACAAGTCCAAGCCGACGGCCGAGCTGGTCGTGAAGAGCAAGGGCGCCGGTACGACCGACTTCACCTTCACCACCAGTGAGGCGGCGAACGTCTACTACACCCTGGACGGCAGCGAGCCGACCACGTCGTCGCTGAAGCTCGGCTTCGCCGGTTACCGGGAGGGTCCGGAGCGGATCACCATCACCGCGAAGACCACCGTCCGCTGGCTAACCGTCGACATCGCCGGCAACACAGGCACGGTGCAGGAAAAGACCCTGAACGTCCCCAAGAGCTAA